A region of the Arenibacter antarcticus genome:
ATACGGTAATGGGATACAGGCCCAGCCGATAAATACGGTCCTTTAGACCATTGTCTTTGGGATAATCCCAACTCAATAAGTGCAATCCTATGCATGTACCGTATTTAATGGCATCTTCAGTAAAACGGGTATTGGTAACAACACCTCCACTTACCAACTTTACATCATGCTTCCCATTTTTTTCCCATTGTTGTTTTACATCCTGAAAACGCGAATGGATATAAAGTGGAACCCTCACATTACAATTGCGCCCTTCCTCTCCATGAAATTTACATTCCAGAAGGTACAGCTCACCATTTTTCTCCGCAAAAACATCAATTTCATGGGTTACACATAGGCCAGGCATAATTTTGCCGACTTTTGTTTTATAGCCCGAATACTCCAAAATGGCCGCAACGAATTTTTCGAATGGGAATCCAGTGGGTCCCAATTCATATATGGCTTTTTTTAACTTGTACTTGGCTGCAAAAATTGCCCCTTTATTCTTTAACAATGCAAAGGCACGGTTGTAAATTTCCTTGGAAGTTATCCCTTTATAAAGCTCTTCCCTTACCTGCCCAACTATTTGTTCAACCAATTCTTCCCCCGCACCACACTTCCTTAAGGAATTGCGCAACTTACTTGTGGAGAATTTATCTTTCTCCCCAGAAGATTTAATGATATCTATAAGAACTTCATCCACAGTTATTTCTTTTTAGTTTAGTATTGTTAGTTACAGGTAT
Encoded here:
- a CDS encoding ATP cone domain-containing protein — protein: MDEVLIDIIKSSGEKDKFSTSKLRNSLRKCGAGEELVEQIVGQVREELYKGITSKEIYNRAFALLKNKGAIFAAKYKLKKAIYELGPTGFPFEKFVAAILEYSGYKTKVGKIMPGLCVTHEIDVFAEKNGELYLLECKFHGEEGRNCNVRVPLYIHSRFQDVKQQWEKNGKHDVKLVSGGVVTNTRFTEDAIKYGTCIGLHLLSWDYPKDNGLKDRIYRLGLYPITVSQLLTKREKQFLLSRDVVLCRQLIKDQFFLDHLGISKTRKQNIIRELSQLSSHGSH